The genomic segment CTATAGACCAGTATATAGACCAGCCTGATAAAAAAGCAAGTGGGGATTGCCTAAATGTCAATAGTCAAGTCTGACCCTGTTCTTCTGCTGTTCGTCCTATTTTTATTCTTAATTTTTATTCTGCTTAGATGAAAAATATAAAGCTATTGTGGGGATCACTACAAAAATAAGCGGTGGAATAGTCCAGAACCATATATCAACTTCACTACGATAAACAGGGCTTGCCCCTATGATATTCTCAAATATAATATCTGGAATTGCTGAGAGAAAAATAAATAAATACGCTCCTAAGTTATAGCCAATATATGTACCTATCAAGTAAACCTCTACCACAAAAGATGAAGATATAATTCCCCATGCTTTCCAGCTACTAAGTCCTTTCCTCATCAATATGACGGTCAATATTATTCCCCATACAGGAAAGGCAAGCTCTATAAAGCTGAACATTACAGATATTATTATTAATATTTTATCCATGCTTACTTTCCCGTGCGTTGCCTGATCGCTTCGTAAAGTATCACAGCAGTTGCGGCTGAAAGATTTAGTGAATCTGTCTCGCCTTTCATCGGGATCATGACCTTCATATCCGCCGCGTTCAGCAGTGCGTTATGCAGGCCTTCATGCTCGCTTCCCATCACGATGGCGCAGGCTTTGTTCAGGTCAGCGTCAAAGTAGATCGTTTCTGCATCGGGCGTGGCTGCTATCATGCTTATCTTCTTATCTTTAAGCCATTGGATTGTTTCTTCAGTTGTTGATTCGACTACCGCTACGGTAAAGAGGGCGCCCGTGCTTGCCCTGACGACATTCGGGTTATAGATATCAGTGCTCTTTCCGCATACGATAACGCCGTCAACTCCTGCTGCATCAGCAGAGCGCAGTATCGCTCCGAGGTTGCCGGGTTTTTCCGCACCTTCGACAACGATTAAGAGGGGAGGATTACTTAACGAAATATCACCAAATTTCTTTTTATCTTGACGTGCAACTGCAAGAATGCCGGATGAACCTTCTCTGTAGACCATCTTTTGAAATACCTTTGCGGTAACAGGTATAAGCTCAGCGCCTTTGTTTAAAGCAGCCTCAACTATTCTGCCTGCCTCATCATCTCTAAAGTGCTCTTCACAATAAAATAGTCTGTAGAGCGCAGTGCCGCCTTTGATAGCGAGTTGTAACTCTCTTGCGCCTTCGATGAGAAATAGCCCGGTCTCTTCACGGTGCTTTCTTTCATTCAGCTTAACAGCATCCATGACCTTCGGGTTCTTCAGGCTCGTTATGATCTCCATTACTTTGATGACCACCTTGCATAGCATCCGCAGGGCAGAAGCCTTCCTGATCCTGACTCAGTGATAATCATCTCCGCGCCTGATGATATCCCTCCAGCTTTTTTCATCATATCATCCACAAGGTTTTGCAATACTATCGGAGTGAATCCGGAAGAGTGGCAGCTCAGCAAAACAAATAGAGGGTTGTCGCTTAATATCTCCCTACAGTCGCGCAGCAGTTTCGGCAGGTCATCCTCTATCTTCCAGACCTCTCCTTTATTCCCGCGTCCGAATGATGGAGGGTCAAGTATGATAGCGTCATATCTCTTGCCCCTGCGGATCTCTTTGCTGATGAACTTTGTCACATCATCAACTATCCAGCGTATTGAACGATCGCCTAAACCTGAAAGAGCCGCATTCTCTCTTCCCCAATCCACAATACCTTTGGCAGCGTCTAAATGACAGACATTCGCGCCTGCTGACGCGGCAGCCAGCGTGCTTCCGCCTGTGTATGCAAAAAGGTTCAATACATTGATTTCTCTATCTGCTCTTTTTATATTTTCTGTAATCCATTTCCAGCTATCTTTCTGCTCAGGGAAAATTCCGAGATGTCCGAAGCCTGTGGGCTTTATGATGAATCTGTAGCCTTCATATTCTATCTCCCACTTTTCAGGCAGGCGGCGGTTGAACTTCCACTTGCCTCCTCCTGACGAACTCCTGATATAGACGGCATCTGCCTCATTCCATTTATTTTCAGGCAGTGAAGGCAGCCAGACAGATTGTGGAGAGGGACGGACCAGCAGGTGTTGGCCAACGCGCTCCAGCTTGTTGCCGCTGCCCGAATCAAGGAGCTGATAGTCAGAATGTTCTGATAGTTTTTTCATTTTATAATTATAACAATTTAATTTATTTACTATGTTAATATTTCTTGCAGTATAAATTCTTAAGGTAAAGGACACAGTTATGCCGGATAAGATACATAAAAAGACGCTTGTC from the Nitrospirota bacterium genome contains:
- a CDS encoding class I SAM-dependent methyltransferase, which produces MKKLSEHSDYQLLDSGSGNKLERVGQHLLVRPSPQSVWLPSLPENKWNEADAVYIRSSSGGGKWKFNRRLPEKWEIEYEGYRFIIKPTGFGHLGIFPEQKDSWKWITENIKRADREINVLNLFAYTGGSTLAAASAGANVCHLDAAKGIVDWGRENAALSGLGDRSIRWIVDDVTKFISKEIRRGKRYDAIILDPPSFGRGNKGEVWKIEDDLPKLLRDCREILSDNPLFVLLSCHSSGFTPIVLQNLVDDMMKKAGGISSGAEMIITESGSGRLLPCGCYARWSSK
- a CDS encoding RNA methyltransferase, whose translation is MVIKVMEIITSLKNPKVMDAVKLNERKHREETGLFLIEGARELQLAIKGGTALYRLFYCEEHFRDDEAGRIVEAALNKGAELIPVTAKVFQKMVYREGSSGILAVARQDKKKFGDISLSNPPLLIVVEGAEKPGNLGAILRSADAAGVDGVIVCGKSTDIYNPNVVRASTGALFTVAVVESTTEETIQWLKDKKISMIAATPDAETIYFDADLNKACAIVMGSEHEGLHNALLNAADMKVMIPMKGETDSLNLSAATAVILYEAIRQRTGK